The Acidobacteriota bacterium region CGGCATCGGCGGCGCGTTCGCGCTCGCTGGATTCTTCGGCCATCAATTCCAGTTCGCCGAAGGGAATTGGTTTGGGAATGTTGCGGGAGTTGGCTTTCGTGTTTACCTGGTCTGTACCAATCCCGGTGCTGAATCGGTCGCCTTCTTTCAGCAATGCCCGCAGCACGCGATGAACTATCAAATCAGGATAGCGCCGAATCGGCGAGGTGAAATGCGTGTAAATCGGTGCAGCCAATCCGAAGTGGCCCAGGTTTTGGGCAGAATACCGCGCGCGCTGTAACGAGCGCAGCATTGCATACGCCATGACGCGCTCTTCCGGTTTGCCTTCGATCTGTTTGGATAAATGCTGATAGGTTTTCGAACTGATTTCACTGACCGGAAATTTGTAGCCGTAACTTGCGGCCAATTGCGCAAATTCCATCGTGCGCTGAAATTCCGGCTCTTCGTGAATGCGATACATTGAAGGCACGCCGAGCTTGAAAAAATGGCTGGCGACGGTTTCATTCGCGAGCAGCATGAACTCTTCGATGATGCGATGTGCGATGTTGCGTTCGGCTTTCAGCACGCCGGCAATGCGGCCTTCGTCGTCAAACTCGAACACGGATTCGGGCAGGTTGAAATCAATCGCGCCGCGCTCGGTTCGCATGCGGATCAGAATCCTTGCCAACTCTTCCATCGTTTTGAATAAATCCAGCAAGTCTGCGTACCGCATTGCCAGATGTGGGTCGGCGTGCGCCAGCAACTTGTTCACATCGGTGTACGTCATGCGCTCGTTGCTGCGAATCACACTTTCGCGCAATTCATACCGTACGACGCGTCCCTGGCGATCCACTTCCATCAAAGCGGACATTGTCAGGCGGTCAACTTTCGGATTCAGCGAACAGATGCCGTTTGACAAAGCTTCGGGCAACATCGGAATCGCGCGTTCGGGAAAGTACACCGAAGTGCCGCGCAACCGTGCTTCCACGTCCAGCGGCGTCCCTTCGCGAACGTAATAGCTGACATCAGCAATATGAACGTCCAGATGAAAATTCCCATTGTCGAGTTTTTTCAAACTGATGGCATCGTCAAAATCGCGCGCGGTTTCGCCGTCAATCGTTACGGTCGGAACGTCGCGCAAATCCAATCGCCCAGTGAGTTGCTCTTTGTTGACGACAGGGGAAACCGCATCGGCTTCGGCCAAAACTTCGGGCGGAAAAATATGTGGCAGGTCGTGTTTGTAAATCACGACGTTGATGTCCATGCCGGGTTCGCTGCTGGAAGCGCCGAGTTTTTCGATGATTCGCCCTTTCGGGTTTTGCCGATGATGCACGCCGCTGCGTTTCATCGAACCGGCGGGATAGCCCGTGATTTCAACCAGCACAACCCACCCGTCTTCCAATTCCGCCGCTTCGCCGCCGCTGATTTCAATATCGAACAAGAATTTTTCGTCCAGCGATTCTACCCACGATTCGCGAAACCCGTGATGCAATCGCCCAATGATGCGAAGCTGGCCGCGTTTCAAAATCATCTCGACTTTGGCTTCGCGGTCGTTTCCTTTTGCCGTTCGCGCCAGACTGACAACCACACGGTCGCCGTCAAATGCTCCGTTCAAATCTTCCGGCGCGATGCGAATGCGGCCGCGCGCGCGTTCATAAGCTTCATCGGGAATGAAGTGGATCGTTTTGCGGCGACGCTGGCGAATCGTTCCCAGCAAGGCGCGATTGGAATCTGCCCAGCGAAATTCCTGCCCTTGGCGGCGCAATAACCCACAACCTTGGAGCTGATTGAGTAAAAGCAAAACGGATTTCTGCTCGGCGCGGCTGAATTCAAATTTATCGGCCAGATCGTTAACTGTGATGCCGGCTTCGCGACGAATGGCTGCGAGCAATTCATCGGGATCAATCACCGCAGCAGTTTGGTTAATTTGTTTCTTTCGGCTCATCGGCGAATACAGTATCACAGTGGCCGAAGCTTGCCATCGCTGGTTAAACCAAATATAAAACGATTGTCTTTACTCCGTCACAACTGCAAAATTATCAATCGGAATTTTTGATTATGACGCAACGAATCAAACTCGTGATTTGTCTTGTCGCCGCCGCATGTGTGCTGGCGCTGTCGTTAAACATTGGTGCAGCGAGCGGTCGCGAACAAGCTTTAGAAGAAACCCGTTCCCTACCGGTCGCGGTACTGACTCAAGGCAAGGTGGATTTTTACCGCGACATCGAGCCGATCTTCGCGGCAAGTTGCTATCAATGTCACAGCGCGAAAAAAGCTTCCGGGCAATTGCGGTTAGACGCCAAAACCGCCGCAATGAAAGGCGGCTTGTCGGGCGCAGCCATCGTTCCCGGCAACGGCAAAGATTCACGGCTGGTGCATCGTTTGCTGGGTTTGAACGACGAAGCGCGCATGCCGATGGGCGGCCAGTTGAAACCGGAACAGATCGAACTGATCAAACGCTGGATTGATGAGGGAGCAAGCTGGCCGGAGAGCGAATCCGCAATCCGCAATCCGCAATCCGCAATCCCGATGCATTGGGCGTTTGTGGCCCCGACCCGGGCGGCGTTGCCTGCTGTCAAAAACGCTGCTTGGGGGAAAACGCCGATTGATCGGTTCATTTTGGCGGAATTCGAAAAACACGGGTTGACGCCTTCGCCCGAAGCGTCAAAAGAAACCTTGATTCGTCGCTTGAGTTTGGATTTGACGGGCTTGCCTCCCAGCTTGAAAGAGATTGACGATTTTCTGGCGGACGCGTCGCCGCAGGCGTATGAAAAACTGGTGGATCGGTTGTTGGCTTCACCGCATTACGGAGAACGCTGGGGGCGTTGGTGGTTGGATGCGGCGCGATACGCTGACACCAACGGATATGAAAAAGATTTGCCGCGTTCGATCTGGCCGTATCGCGATTGGGTGATCAAAGCCTTCAACCAGGATATGCCTTTTGACCAGTTCACGACTGAGCAACTGGCCGGAGACTTATTGGCGAATCCAACGTTGGATCAACGCGTGGCGACGGGCTTTTTGCGCAACTCGATGCTGAACCAGGAAGGTGGCGTTGACCCCGAACAGTTCCGCGTCGAAGGGCTAATTGATCGCGTGGATGCCATCGGCAAAGCGTTTCTGGGATTAACAATCAACTGTGCGCAGTGCCACAACCACAAATTCGATCCGATCGCGCAGCGGGAGTATTACCAGTTTTACGCTTTCCTCAACAGCGACGATGAACCCGAAATCGAAGTCCCCGACGCCAAAGTCACCTCCAAGCGGCGGGAGATTCAAACGAAAGTTGCGAAGATCGAAGACGATCTGATCGCCAAAACTCCCGATTTACCAAAACGATTGGCCGCGTGGGAACAGCAGGCAAAACAGTATCAAACGGAGTGGACGCCGTTAAAAGGTGGAGAGATTTTTGCAGCATTCGGCGTCAAGTTCGACAATCTGGAAGATGGATCGTTTATTGCCAAAGGCGACAATTCGACCAGCAACAATTACAAAATCACAGCGCATACCAAGCTCAAAAACATCACCGGCTTCAAACTGGAATTCATCGCGGATTCAAATTTGCCGCGAGGCGGTCCTGGCAGAGCGCCGGATGGGGGGTTTTATGTCTCGGAATTTTCGGTCGAAGCTGCGTCAAACGATAAGCCTGAATCGTCAAAACCAGTCACATTGACCAATGCGACCGCAGATTTCGAACGGTCGGATTACCCGGTCAAAAATGTGATTGATGGCAATTTCAAAACGCATTGGAGCAGCGACGCGGGAAATGGTCGCCGCAATCAAGATCGCAAGATGGTTTTTGCAACAACCGAACCTGTGGGGTTTGACGGCGGCACAACTTTCAATTTCCAATTGGCGCAGAAATTTGATGAATCGGTTAAATTTGGCAACGTCATGCCGAATATTGGGCGTTTTCGGATTTCCGTCACGACAGCGGCCAATCCCAAAGCCGACCCGCTGCCAACCAGTGTGCGGCAGTTGCTGTCCGTGCCCCTCGACAAACGAACCAGGGAACAACAGCGGCAAATTTTCAGTTATTACCGCACGACCGTTGCTGAGTTCGATGAAACCAACAAACAGATTGATGATTTGATGAAGGAATGGCCTTACGGCGCGACGACGCTGGCGCTCGCTCCGCGCACCATTCCGCGCGAAACGCACATCTTTCGCCGAGGCGATTGGAAGCGTCCTGGCGAAACCGTCACGCCCGGCACGCCTGCTGTTTTGCCTGCCTTTCCGGCGGATGCTCCGCGCAACCGGTTGGGATTGGCCGAATGGATCGTGGCGAAAAACAATCCGTTGACGGCTCGTGTCATCGTCAACCGCGTCTGGCAACAATACTTTGGCGTGGGATTGGTCAAAACCCCGGAAGATTTTGGCGCGCGTTGCGAACGTCCTTCGCACCCGGAAATGCTGGATTGGCTGGCGGTGGAGTTTATGGAAAGCGGTTGGAGCATCAAACACATTCAAAAACTGATCGTAAGTTCGGCAATGTACCGCGAATCTTCCAAACTGACGCCGAAGCTGACAGAAGCCGATCCAACAAATGTTTGGTTGGCGCGTGCACCACGACTCAGAGTCGAATCGGAAACCGTGCGCGACATTGTTTTGGCCGCCAGTGGATTACTGAGCAGTAAAATCGGCGGTCCGTCAGTGTATCCGCCAATTCCTGACGGCGTGTTGAGTCTGGGGTACGGCGGAGCGATGCCTTGGCCGACGGCAACTGGCGAAGATCGCTACCGCCGCGCGATGTATACATTTTGGAAACGCTCGGTTCCGTATCCTTCGATGACTGTGTTTGATCAACCGAATGGGGATTTTTCCTGCACGCGACGCGTGCGGTCGAACACGCCGCTGCAAGCGCTGACCAGCTTGAACGACACATTGTTTATGGAAGCCGCGCAGGGGTTGGCGTTGCGAACGTTTCGCGAAGGCGGGCCGCACGAATCAGACAAGGTTTCTTATGCGTTCCGGCTTTGCACCGGACGCAAACCGACGGAATTTGAAACCAAGCGCTTGCTGGCCTTGCTGGCCGATCAACAGAAACTGTTTGCAGGGAAAACGGCAGCGGCGGTGTATGTTTCTTCTCCCGATTTGAACAAATTGCCTGAAGACATAGACCTGACGGAACTCGCTCCTTGGACAATGGTCGCGCGCGTGTTGCTGAACCTGGACGAAACAATCACGAAAGAATGAATCTGCTGGTCGAACTGGCAAGCAAACTCTGGCGCCGAGTGCCGAAGCAGGTTCGGCGGTGGGGTGTGTTGCTGGCCGAATCGCGCTTTACGGTGACGGTTGGCGCTGTCGTCACGGATGCAACCGGGCGGGTGTTGCTGCTCGAACATCGCTTTCGTCCCGGAACAGGTTGGGGAATTCCCGGCGGCTTCATCAAACCCGGCGAACAACCCGAAACCGCCATTCGCCGCGAACTGCGCGAAGAAATCGGTTTGGAAGTCGAACAAATTGAAATTGCTTTTGTCCGCGCGTTGGAACGATACAAGCAAATCGAAATCCTGTTTCGCTGTCACCCGCAAGGTGATGTTCAATCGCTAAGCCGTGAAATCTGTTTCGCCGAATGGTTTGCGCTCGACGCATTGCCGCAAAGTCTGAGCCGCGATCAACGCATGTTGATCGAACGCGCTCTCAACCTGAAACCAGTTGCCGAACACCTACATCCTGATACCTGACTATGTTTATCCATTCTGTTTACTTTTGGCTGAAACCGGAATTGACCGAAGAACAGCGCGCCACGTTTTGGGCGGGCGTAAATTCACTCACCACGATTCGAAGCGTACGACAGGGATTTGTCGGAACTCCCGCTGCGACCGACCGTCCGATCATTGACCGGTCTTATAGTTGCGCGCTGATCATCATCTGTGACGACGAGACTGGCCACGAGGCATATCAAGTAGATCCCATTCACGATAAATTCCGGGATGAATGCGGCGAGTTCTGGTCGAAAGTGTTGATTTACGATGCGATCCCCGAATGATGAAAAAGCCTGTCTGCCGGTTCAAAATTGCAGACAGGCTTTCAGCAACGTTGTAATTTGCCCGTCAACATTGCGCGGAGTATTTGGACGGTTTTTCGATCGTGATCTCGGCTTCCTTTGTCAGGAAATAGCCTTCGGGCGTCGTCACCAGAATCGTATACCGAAAAGTCAGCATCTTTTGGAGCTTCTGTAGAAGGGGCGTTCCTGAAAAAGCCTTGGCGCGTTGAGGAACTTCAAAACTGTTTCCTGCAAACGGGCTAAGCACCGGATCAAATCGAATTTCCAATCTGCCTCCTTCGCAGGTCCAGGACACTTGCTCGAATGGTTTTAACTTCTTCCAGCCTTCCTGAGTGACAACCAATTCCACGGGAATTCCCCTCCGCAATCGAACTTGAATGGTGATTCGTTGTGTTGGCGGGCTGGGCCGGGGATTGACGAAAATTTGTTGTAGCTTTTCAAACGGCAATAAATAGAGGCGTTGTCGAATTTCTTCGGCAGACATTTCTTGTAATCTTTTTTGGAATTCATCGAGCGGTGGATTGGCAGGGGGATTACTGACGATTGGCGAAGTATTGCGCATCGAAATTCTCCTTTGGTGACTACCTTTTTAAGCTCACTTAAGCCAGCAAACAGTGAATGGTTACTGCATATAGAGTCGGGGAAAGAGAGGGAGAGGGGGAAATCGTGGTTAATCCACCAAGTCCCTTACTCTGACCGTACCGCGTTTGATCCGGACATGAGGGTCCAGCTTGACTGTCTGGTCTACCAAATCGCCTGTTTCGTTCTTTTCCGTTCCCTTGGCAATGACCTCAATGTCATATTTGAACAACTTGAATGAGCGCTCCCCTGTAGCGCCGCTCCTCACAGCCGCAGTCGCGACTTCAGCTCCGTCAGGACCGATCGGTACGTCATAAACTCCAGTCGTGTCTTCAAAGAATGGAGACGCGCTGTTGAAGGTGATGACCAATCTTTTGGCATTCGGACGATCGGGATTTTCCGGATGTTCCTCGAATTTCCAGATCAGATTCATCTCGTCAAAGGTGTCCTCGGCCAATTCAACCTGTTCAGCCAGGGTGATGGGATTGGACGGCGTCACGCTCAAGGCATACAGGCCATCCGGGTCCTTCTGTAAAACAATTTTGACTGTTGTTTCAAACATGCTCTTATTCTCCTCGTTGAAATGTCCCACTGCCTCTGAAAACAAAAGGTTCAGGATCTTCTTTTCAAAGCTTCAATGACGCGTTGGTAATCCGGTTCTTGACGCAACTGGCGCAATTCCGGATCGTTTTCCAACGTGATCGGGTTTTGCTTTGCCGCCATCGCCCTTTCAACGTCGCGAATGGCTTGGGGCAAATCGCGCAAATAAAAATCGGCCTTAATTATTGAATAGAGTGCATCTGAATCAAGCGTTTGTCCGGCACCCGACAATTGGCGCAGAATCGCACGCGCCGAATTTTTGTCAGCCGCAGCCTGCACAGTCGAGGTAATGGGCAATTGACTGCGCTTGGCATATGTTTCCGCCAGGCGAGCTTTGCCTTTATCACTGAGCTGCGCATTGCGGCGAATCACGATGGCTTTGGTGTAAGCGTCATAGGCTGCCTTCTCTTCGCCAGCGAGTTGGCTCACGGCATCACCGAAATTGGCCCACAAAACTGCGTCCTCGGTATCTGGCAAAATCGCCAGCGATTGTTTGTAACTGTCAATCGCATCACCAAAACGTTGCTGAAAAAATTGTGCAATCGCGATGTTTGACCATGCGCGCACCTGTTCACCGGGCGATAAATCTTTTCGGGTTTCAAGCAGCAACCGGGACGTTTGTTCCGCCTGTAAATACTGGCCGGTTTCAAAATATGCTGCGGAAACATTTTCCCACCCGGCAACGTTCGCCGGATTGATTTTCAAAACCCGGCTCCATTCGACCAATGCATCGTTGTACCGTCCGCGCAGAAAATGGAACGCACCTAATTCGTTATAACCGAGCCAATACCCCGGCCAGCGATTGATAATGCTCTGATAAACTCGTTCAGCATCAACATCCTGTTTGTCTTCTTCATAGGTGCGGGCTAATTCCAATCCGGCCGTAGCGTCTTCTGGTTGTGTTTCCCAGGCGTCTTTCAGTATGGCAATTGCTTCCGCTCTTTGTTGCAGCAGCGCCAGAACCATGCCGCGCGTGACTTTTACCTCATGAGAAGCGGCATCAAGCCGAATCGCCTCTTCCGATGATTTTAGCGCCTTGTTTATCCAGTCCCGATTGTCGGTTTCGACTAGGGAAGCTTTTCGAATATAGGCGCGCGCCAGGATCGCGTAAGCCCGCGCAGAATCAGGTTCGACCTGAACCAATTCCTCCAAAAGCCGGATCGGTTGATCCACAGTTTCTTCATTCAAATCGCGCTGCAACAAGGAAGCCGCGGCCAGATATTTCTCTTCATCCGCGAAGCCCACGGCGCTGAGTTGCTTGGGAGGCTTGTATCTGAGAAGACTGGTCACTCTTCCAACCAAATCTTTTTGCAGTTGCCAATAATTGCGACGCGATCCTGTGACGGTTTCTTCGATTGGCTGGCCGGATTTCCCCGGCTGATAGATTTTCAACTTTACTTCGACTTCTTCGCCATTGTGCTGTACCTCACCTGCCAGCAACCAATTGGCTTCCATGGTTGTGAGCAGGACGTCCGGGGACGATGCGTTGAGATTGGCCTCGCCGGTCCCGGTGTAGGGAAGGACGTTCAGATTGGGGATCATCGCCAAAGAATCTCGCAAGGAGGCCGCCAATCCTTCGCCAACGGTGACTTGTTCTCCTGATTCTTTGAAAGGCATCACCGCCAGGTAAACCGGGGGCGATACCCGACTGGCCCAGAGCCAAAGAAGCAGCGCCGTGGTCACTGATAAGATTGCTGTCGCCGCAATCGCAATTCGTTTCCAGCGTTTGATAGCCGGGTTGAGCAATTGGTCAATCGTTTCCGCAATGGCGGCGGCTGAAGGCGACCGATCCTGGCGGTTTTTGACGAAGGATCGTTGCAGCAGGCGAAAAATCTTTTTTGGTGTGTTGGCGGGCAATGCGCGCCAATCCGGACTATTTCGCGGGTCGCGGATCAGATTCAACGTGTCGTATGTGTCCACGCCTTTGAACGGCAAACGACCGGTCAGGGTTTGGAACATCACCGAAGCCAATGACCAGACGTCTGTGGCTTCGTCCAGCAGTTCGCCGCGCGTTTGTTCGGGACTCATGTACACGACCGTTCCGATGATTTCGCCTTGGATGGTTTCGCCGAAATCGCGCGTCAATTGTTCTTCCGGAGCGAGGGTCTTCATTTCCACCGTCGCCAGATCGGTCGTGATGCGCCGCGCAATTCCGAAATCCAGAATTTTGACTTGCCCTTCAGGCGTGATTTTGATGTTGGCGGGTTTCAGGTCGCGATGAATGATCTTTTTGGAATGTGCGTGTGCCAATCCAGCGGCCAGTTGCCGGAAGATTGGCAAGGCTTCGGCCAGTGGTAATGGGCCGTTGGCCAATTTGTCGTCCAGCGTTTGACCGGGAATGTATTCGAACACCAGAAATGGGCGGCCTTCAAACTGCCCTTTGTGGCGAAGCGCGGCAATGTTTTCGTGGATCAACTCGTGGTTCAGCAGCCCTTCGCGGTTGAATCGCGCCTGCCATTCAGGGTCTTGGGCATAGGTCGCGGTCAGAAATTTGATGGCGACATTTACATCCAGATCGTCATCGTGCGCCAGATATACTTCGCCCATGCCACCTTTGCCCAGCAAAGCCTGGATTCGATAGTTGCCAATTTGGCGGCCAATCATTGCCTGGCGATATTGGCCGGATTGATTGATTTGTTCGGCGATTTCCCGGAATGCGTCTTCGACGGCGGGAGTTTCCAGGAAGTCTTCGTCTTCGTCGTGATGGCGAAGCATGACTTCGACTTTGCGGCGCAGCTTTTCGTCCCCGGCGCAGGCTTCGTCCAGATACACCGCGCGGCGAGCGGGCGGCAGATCACAGGCGGTTTGGAAAATGTCTTCAAGCGTAAGTCGAACGTACGCTTCCATTGGCGGATTCATGGCTGTTGTCTCCGTTCAGCTCGCTTTGCAACCAGGCTTTGGCAAATCGCCAATCGCGCATGACGGTGTCGGCTGAAACTTTCAAAACCTCGGCGATTTCTTCGTTGGTCAGGCCGCCGAAAAATCGAAGCTCGACAATCCGGCTTTTGCGTTCGTCCATTTCGGCCAACCGGTCCAGCGCCTCGTTCAACGCCAGATAATCCACATTGGGAGCTTCCGGAATTTCGACGACGTCATCCCAATCTATACGGTTTAACCCGCCGCCGTGCATAACGGCTTGTTTCGACCGTGCCCGGTCAACCAGGATGTGGCGCATAATGTTGGCCGAAACTGCGAAAAAGTGCGCGCGATCCTTCCAGTCTGAATTCTTCGCATCGGCCATTTTGAGGTACGCCTCGTTGACGAGCGCAGTCGTTTGCAATGTTTGTCCGGGATTTTCGCGGCTCATGTACCGGTGCGCCATACGATGCAGTTCGGCATAGACCAGTTTGTACAATTCGCTTTCTGCGCCGGCTTCGCCCTGCATCCACGCGCGCAGCAACTGAGTGACTTCATGGGTTTGTACTGGTTTCATAGAATTCCTTCTGGCTGATTTCCCACTCGCTGTGCGCGATTATAGTCCCGCAAAATCGAAAGTCGAGAATAAATTTGTCTGCCCCGGATCTTTGCCCGCAAAACAACGAGTAGTTGACTGACCAGAACCGGAAAGAACATTTCGATGCGAATGTTTCACGCAAACCTTTGTCGAGACCGGATGAGGCGAGAAAAAAGCCGCAGACGTGGAATCTGCGGCTTATCATCAACGGCCTTTCTTATCCCGACGAAGTCATTTTTTCCGTTCCAGGTTGAGGGTCAACACTTCATTCTTATCGCCCTGACGCCAAGCCCAAATCATGGTCACGTGATCCTGATCCTGGAACTTCATCGTCAGACCGTGAATATGTCCATCGGTCGGTTTCTTCAAATTGGCGGCGTCCACAAACTTGAAATCCAGCGATTTAATGTCCCCGGCCGGGACTTCTGCGCGCATGCGCGGTTGATTTCCAGCGGAACAGTAATGCGTCATCATCAAGCCGTCGCCGTCACGGTGATAAACGCTAACCATTTCCGGTTCATTCGGAGGAACCATCGTTTCGATCACCGCCGAACCGCCGGAGGCCAGTCGGAACGTGACTTTCCCGCCGGAACCGTCCGAAGATTTTCGCTCCCATTCGCCAGCCAACGTTTTCAATTTGTCGAAAGCCAGATCGGCTTTGCTTTGCGCCTGGGCCAAGGCTGATAACAAAATCAATAGGGGCAGAAGAATCGGCAAAATTCGTTTCATGGTGTTACTCCTTATGCTGCTGAACAAGATAATCAGGATTGGCTAAACTGTAGAGTGGCAAATGCGGCAAAAGTTGTAAAGCTGAGTTTCGCTCCAGCCACGCGCAAGTCAAGATGCGGGATGTGGGGTGAGGTGATAAGATGCGCAGCCGTTGAACAGGGAAATCAACAGTTCAAACTCAAAGAGAAATTATGATCAACA contains the following coding sequences:
- the rnr gene encoding ribonuclease R produces the protein MSRKKQINQTAAVIDPDELLAAIRREAGITVNDLADKFEFSRAEQKSVLLLLNQLQGCGLLRRQGQEFRWADSNRALLGTIRQRRRKTIHFIPDEAYERARGRIRIAPEDLNGAFDGDRVVVSLARTAKGNDREAKVEMILKRGQLRIIGRLHHGFRESWVESLDEKFLFDIEISGGEAAELEDGWVVLVEITGYPAGSMKRSGVHHRQNPKGRIIEKLGASSSEPGMDINVVIYKHDLPHIFPPEVLAEADAVSPVVNKEQLTGRLDLRDVPTVTIDGETARDFDDAISLKKLDNGNFHLDVHIADVSYYVREGTPLDVEARLRGTSVYFPERAIPMLPEALSNGICSLNPKVDRLTMSALMEVDRQGRVVRYELRESVIRSNERMTYTDVNKLLAHADPHLAMRYADLLDLFKTMEELARILIRMRTERGAIDFNLPESVFEFDDEGRIAGVLKAERNIAHRIIEEFMLLANETVASHFFKLGVPSMYRIHEEPEFQRTMEFAQLAASYGYKFPVSEISSKTYQHLSKQIEGKPEERVMAYAMLRSLQRARYSAQNLGHFGLAAPIYTHFTSPIRRYPDLIVHRVLRALLKEGDRFSTGIGTDQVNTKANSRNIPKPIPFGELELMAEESSERERAADAAENEIDEWRKAVFMAERLGEEFDGMISNVRDFGFYVELDEFFIEGLVPVASLIDDYYNFDERSHSLVGRSGRRKFRLGERVRVRVDRVNVDRHLVDFSVVDVAKPRSQKKRR
- a CDS encoding PSD1 domain-containing protein; protein product: MTQRIKLVICLVAAACVLALSLNIGAASGREQALEETRSLPVAVLTQGKVDFYRDIEPIFAASCYQCHSAKKASGQLRLDAKTAAMKGGLSGAAIVPGNGKDSRLVHRLLGLNDEARMPMGGQLKPEQIELIKRWIDEGASWPESESAIRNPQSAIPMHWAFVAPTRAALPAVKNAAWGKTPIDRFILAEFEKHGLTPSPEASKETLIRRLSLDLTGLPPSLKEIDDFLADASPQAYEKLVDRLLASPHYGERWGRWWLDAARYADTNGYEKDLPRSIWPYRDWVIKAFNQDMPFDQFTTEQLAGDLLANPTLDQRVATGFLRNSMLNQEGGVDPEQFRVEGLIDRVDAIGKAFLGLTINCAQCHNHKFDPIAQREYYQFYAFLNSDDEPEIEVPDAKVTSKRREIQTKVAKIEDDLIAKTPDLPKRLAAWEQQAKQYQTEWTPLKGGEIFAAFGVKFDNLEDGSFIAKGDNSTSNNYKITAHTKLKNITGFKLEFIADSNLPRGGPGRAPDGGFYVSEFSVEAASNDKPESSKPVTLTNATADFERSDYPVKNVIDGNFKTHWSSDAGNGRRNQDRKMVFATTEPVGFDGGTTFNFQLAQKFDESVKFGNVMPNIGRFRISVTTAANPKADPLPTSVRQLLSVPLDKRTREQQRQIFSYYRTTVAEFDETNKQIDDLMKEWPYGATTLALAPRTIPRETHIFRRGDWKRPGETVTPGTPAVLPAFPADAPRNRLGLAEWIVAKNNPLTARVIVNRVWQQYFGVGLVKTPEDFGARCERPSHPEMLDWLAVEFMESGWSIKHIQKLIVSSAMYRESSKLTPKLTEADPTNVWLARAPRLRVESETVRDIVLAASGLLSSKIGGPSVYPPIPDGVLSLGYGGAMPWPTATGEDRYRRAMYTFWKRSVPYPSMTVFDQPNGDFSCTRRVRSNTPLQALTSLNDTLFMEAAQGLALRTFREGGPHESDKVSYAFRLCTGRKPTEFETKRLLALLADQQKLFAGKTAAAVYVSSPDLNKLPEDIDLTELAPWTMVARVLLNLDETITKE
- a CDS encoding NUDIX domain-containing protein, with protein sequence MNLLVELASKLWRRVPKQVRRWGVLLAESRFTVTVGAVVTDATGRVLLLEHRFRPGTGWGIPGGFIKPGEQPETAIRRELREEIGLEVEQIEIAFVRALERYKQIEILFRCHPQGDVQSLSREICFAEWFALDALPQSLSRDQRMLIERALNLKPVAEHLHPDT
- a CDS encoding Dabb family protein: MFIHSVYFWLKPELTEEQRATFWAGVNSLTTIRSVRQGFVGTPAATDRPIIDRSYSCALIIICDDETGHEAYQVDPIHDKFRDECGEFWSKVLIYDAIPE
- a CDS encoding protein kinase yields the protein MNPPMEAYVRLTLEDIFQTACDLPPARRAVYLDEACAGDEKLRRKVEVMLRHHDEDEDFLETPAVEDAFREIAEQINQSGQYRQAMIGRQIGNYRIQALLGKGGMGEVYLAHDDDLDVNVAIKFLTATYAQDPEWQARFNREGLLNHELIHENIAALRHKGQFEGRPFLVFEYIPGQTLDDKLANGPLPLAEALPIFRQLAAGLAHAHSKKIIHRDLKPANIKITPEGQVKILDFGIARRITTDLATVEMKTLAPEEQLTRDFGETIQGEIIGTVVYMSPEQTRGELLDEATDVWSLASVMFQTLTGRLPFKGVDTYDTLNLIRDPRNSPDWRALPANTPKKIFRLLQRSFVKNRQDRSPSAAAIAETIDQLLNPAIKRWKRIAIAATAILSVTTALLLWLWASRVSPPVYLAVMPFKESGEQVTVGEGLAASLRDSLAMIPNLNVLPYTGTGEANLNASSPDVLLTTMEANWLLAGEVQHNGEEVEVKLKIYQPGKSGQPIEETVTGSRRNYWQLQKDLVGRVTSLLRYKPPKQLSAVGFADEEKYLAAASLLQRDLNEETVDQPIRLLEELVQVEPDSARAYAILARAYIRKASLVETDNRDWINKALKSSEEAIRLDAASHEVKVTRGMVLALLQQRAEAIAILKDAWETQPEDATAGLELARTYEEDKQDVDAERVYQSIINRWPGYWLGYNELGAFHFLRGRYNDALVEWSRVLKINPANVAGWENVSAAYFETGQYLQAEQTSRLLLETRKDLSPGEQVRAWSNIAIAQFFQQRFGDAIDSYKQSLAILPDTEDAVLWANFGDAVSQLAGEEKAAYDAYTKAIVIRRNAQLSDKGKARLAETYAKRSQLPITSTVQAAADKNSARAILRQLSGAGQTLDSDALYSIIKADFYLRDLPQAIRDVERAMAAKQNPITLENDPELRQLRQEPDYQRVIEALKRRS
- a CDS encoding sigma-70 family RNA polymerase sigma factor, whose amino-acid sequence is MKPVQTHEVTQLLRAWMQGEAGAESELYKLVYAELHRMAHRYMSRENPGQTLQTTALVNEAYLKMADAKNSDWKDRAHFFAVSANIMRHILVDRARSKQAVMHGGGLNRIDWDDVVEIPEAPNVDYLALNEALDRLAEMDERKSRIVELRFFGGLTNEEIAEVLKVSADTVMRDWRFAKAWLQSELNGDNSHESANGSVRSTYA